The Thermothielavioides terrestris NRRL 8126 chromosome 2, complete sequence genome includes a region encoding these proteins:
- a CDS encoding SMC2-like protein, whose amino-acid sequence MRVTELIIDGFKSYAVRTVISGWDESFNSITGLNGSGKSNILDAICFVLGITNMSTVRAQNLQDLIYKRGQAGVTKASVTIVFDNRDKKRSPIGFEEYSTISVTRQIVLGGTTKYLINGHRAQQQTVQNLFQSVQLNINNPNFLIMQGRITKVLNMKAVEILAMIEEAAGTRMFEDRRDKALKTMAKKEMKLQEITELLRDEIEPKLEKLRTEKRAFLDFQQTQNDLERLTRIVVAHDYVRCQEKLKQSASDLEAKKQREKDLAESAARLKSEISHLEEDLQRVKTQRDKELRKGGKAQALEEAVKKHSNELVRLATVVDLKRSSMSEEQERRAACEKTVAELEATLKEKTKAYDKIKAKYDAAKEAAEKQSREAESKEELLQTLQTGVASKEGQENGYQGQLQDARNRVTAAVTEQEQAKIKIAHLEKRIKEEEPRALKAKEQNAGLLKDIEGLKLQAQKLEKELGKLGFQPGTEQEMYKQESALQQTIRNLRQESDALKRKVANIDFHYADPVPNFDRSKVKGLVAQLFTLDKQFTQAATALEICAGGRLYNVVVDTEVTGTQLLQGGRLRKRVTIIPLNKIAAFRASAQTIATAQRLAPGKVDLALSLVGYDEEVSAALEYVFGNTLICADAETAKRVTFDPNVRMRSITLEGDAYDPSGTLSGGSAPNSSGVLVTLQKLNEITRQLREAEASLGQLQAQIAREKSKLDQTKRIKQELDLKTHEIKLAEEQISGNSSSSIIQEVENMKETISQLKESIVEAKRRQAEANADIKRIEKDMKDFDNNKDAKLVELQSSVDKLRASLEKMMSSNKALQKELQTAQLDSEQVSGDLAAAREQLQDIDLSLKAQQEEVENLVKQQQKVKETHDAAQAQLEEERAKLHVFDDELRALEEAIRSKNARLAEEGLEKQKLGHQIEKFHKEQQAAAQSVADMEAAHEWIADARDQFGRPGTPYDFKGQNIAECKATHKNLLERSQGLRKKINPKVMNMIDSVEKKEVSLKHMMRTVIRDKRKIEETIVSLDDYKKKALQETWQKVNADFGQIFAELLPGSFAKLDPPEGKTISDGLEVKVSLGKVWKQSLTELSGGQRSLIALSLIMALLQFKPAPMYILDEVDAALDLSHTQNIGRLIKTRFKGSQFIVVSLKDGMFQNANRIFRTRFSEGTSMVQALTPADLK is encoded by the exons ATGAGAGTGACGGAATTGATTATCGAC GGCTTCAAGTCGTACGCGGTGCGCACCGTGATATCGGGATG GGACGAGAGCTTCAACTCCATCACCGGCCtcaacggcagcggcaagtCCAACATCTTGGACGCCATCTGCTTCGTGCTGGGCATCACCAACATGTCCACCGTCCGGGCGCAGAACCTGCAG GACCTCATATACAAGCGCGGCCAGGCGGGCGTCACCAAGGCCAGCGTCACCATCGTGTTCGACAACCGGGACAAGAAGCGCTCGCCCATCGGATTCGAGGAGTACTCGACCATCAGCGTGACGCGCCAGATCGTTCTCGGCGGGACGACAAAGTACCTCATCAACGGCCACCGCGCCCAGCAACAGACTGTGCAGAACCTGTTCCAGTCGGTGCAGCTCAACATCAACAACCCTAATTTCCTGATCATGCAGGGGCGCATTACCAAGGTGTTGAACATGAAGGCCGTCGAAATCCTTGCCATgatcgaggaggccgccggAACCCGCATGTTCGAGGACAGGAGGGACAAGGCGCTCAAGACCATGGCCAAGAAGGAGATGAAGCTTCAGGAGATCACTGAGCTTCTCCGCGACGAGATCGAACCGAAACTCGAGAAGCTACGGACCGAAAAGCGTGCCTTCCTCGACTTCCAGCAGACACAGAACGATCTCGAGCGCTTGACCAGGATCGTAGTGGCGCACGACTATGTGCGGTGTCAGGAGAAGCTGAAGCAATCCGCATCCGACCTCGAAGCAAAGAAGCAGCGAGAGAAGGACTTGGCGGAGTCGGCAGCACGGCTCAAGAGCGAGATATCTCATCTGGAAGAGGACCTGCAAAGGGTCAAGACGCAACGCGACAAAGAATTGCGCAAGGGCGGCAAGGCacaggcgctcgaggaggcggtCAAAAAGCACTCCAATGAGTTGGTCCGCCTCGCGACCGTTGTGGACCTCAAGCGCAGCAGCATGTCAGAAGAGCAGGAGCGGAGGGCAGCCTGTGAGAAAACGGTTGCTGAGCTGGAGGCGACCCTGAAGGAGAAGACCAAGGCTTACGACAAGATCAAGGCCAAGTACGACGCTGCGAAagaggcggccgagaagcaGAGTCGGGAGGCAGAGTCGAAAGAAGAGCTGCTCCAGACCCTGCAGACCGGTGTTGCATCCAAGGAAGGCCAAGAGAACGGGTACCAGGGACAGCTGCAGGACGCGAGGAACCGAGTCACGGCGGCCGTGACGGAGCAGGAACAGGCAAAGATCAAGATTGCCCACCTCGAGAAGCGCATAAAGGAAGAGGAGCCGCGCGCTCTGAAGGCGAAGGAGCAAAATGCCGGGTTGCTCAAGGACATCGAGGGGCTGAAGCTCCAGGCGCAGAAGCTGGAAAAGGAGCTGGGCAAACTTGGCTTCCAGCCCGGGACGGAGCAGGAGATGTACAAACAAGAGAGCGCTCTCCAGCAAACCATCCGGAACCTGCGGCAGGAATCCGATGCCCTGAAGCGCAAGGTCGCCAACATCGACTTCCACTACGCAGATCCGGTGCCGAACTTCGACCGATCAAAAGTCAAGGGCCTGGTAGCACAGCTGTTCACGCTGGACAAGCAGTTTACACAAGCGGCTACCGCCCTCGAGatctgcgccggcggccgactCTACAACGTCGTCGTAGACACCGAGGTCACCGGCacgcagctgctgcagggcgGAAGGCTTCGGAAACGGGTGACCATCATCCCCCTAAACAAGATCGCCGCTTTCAGGGCCTCTGCGCAGACCATTGCCACCGCTCAGAGACTTGCGCCTGGGAAGGTTGATCTAGCCCTGTCTCTTGTCGGGTACGACGAGGAGGTGTCGGCTGCTCTGGAGTACGTGTTTGGCAACACCTTGATTTGCGCAGACGCCGAGACAGCCAAGAGAGTGACCTTTGACCCGAACGTGAGGATGCGGAGTATCACGCTGGAGGGCGATGCCTACGATCCGTCAGGTACTCTGTCTGGCGGCAGTGCTCCGAACTCGAGCGGCGTTCTGGTTACCCTACAGAAGCTCAACGAGATTACTCGGCAGCTCAGGGAAGCGGAGGCATCGCTGGGCCAGCTGCAGGCACAGATTGCGCGGGAGAAGTCCAAGCTCGACCAGACGAAGAGGATAAAACAGGAGCTCGATCTCAAGACCCACGAGATcaagctcgccgaggagcaaATCAGCGGTAACTCATCGTCGTCCATCATCCAAGAGGTGGAAAACATGAAGGAGACCATCTCTCAATTGAAGGAGTCGATCGTGGAAGCCAAGAggcggcaggccgaggcAAACGCCGACATCAAGAGGATCGAGAAGGACATGAAGGACTTCGATAATAACAAAGACGCcaagctcgtcgagctccaGTCCTCGGTGGACAAGCTCCGTGCCTCTCTCGAGAAGATGATGTCGTCAAACAAGGCTCTGCAGAAGGAACTGCAGACTGCCCAGCTCGACTCGGAGCAAGTCTCTGGCGACCTCGCTGCGGCGCGAGAACAGCTGCAGGACATCGACCTTTCACTCAAAGCCCAGCAGGAAGAGGTGGAGAATCTGgtcaagcagcagcagaaggtCAAGGAGACGCACGATGCCGCCCAAGCCCAACTTGAGGAGGAACGTGCCAAGCTGCACGTCTTTGACGACGAGCtccgcgcgctcgaggaaGCCATCCGGTCCAAGAACGCCCGTCTCGCCGAGGAAGGGCTCGAGAAGCAGAAACTAGGCCACCAAATCGAGAAGTTCCAcaaggagcagcaggcggccgcgcagaGCGTGGCCGACATGGAAGCGGCGCACGAGTGGATCGCGGACGCGCGCGACCAGTTTGGCCGGCCCGGCACGCCCTACGACTTCAAGGGCCAGAACATTGCCGAGTGCAAGGCGACGCACAAGAACCTGCTGGAGCGCAGCCAGGGCCTGCGCAAGAAGATCAACCCCAAGGTCATGAACATGATCGACAGCgtcgagaagaaggaggtgTCGCTCAAGCACATGATGAGGACCGTGATCCGCGACAAGCGCAAGATCGAGGAGACCATCGTCAGCCTGGACGACTACAAGAAGAAGGCGCTGCAGGAGACGTGGCAGAAGGTGAATGCCGACTTCGGCCAGAtcttcgccgagctgctgccgggcaGCTTCGCCAAGCTGGACCCGCCCGAGGGCAAGACCATCAGCGACGGGCTGGAGGTCAAGGTGAGCCTGGGCAAGGTCTGGAAGCAGTCCCTGACCGAGCTAAGCGGCGGCCAACG CTCGCTCATCGCGCTCTCCCTGATCATGGCGCTGCTCCAGTTCAAGCCGGCGCCCATGTACATCCTGGACGAGGTGGACGCGGCGCTGGACCTGTCGCACACGCAGAACATCGGCCGGCTCATCAAGACGCGCTTCAAGGGGTCCCAGTTCATCGTCGTCTCGCTCAAGGACGGCATGTTCCAGAACGCCAACCGCATCTTCCGCACCCGCTTCAGCGAGGGCACCAGCATGGTCCAGGCGCTGACGCCGGCCGATTTGAAgtga